DNA sequence from the Halorussus sp. MSC15.2 genome:
CGCGCTTGCTCTCGTTGCCTTGGTTCTGGGCCTGTTCCATCTTCTTGTCCACCTTGTCGTTGCTGTAGGAGGTCAGCGCGCCGTCGGTGGTCAACAGCGGGATGATGGTCTGGCTCGCGTCGAACGTCGCGTTCCCCCACCCGATGAGGTAGAAGTCCGGACTCGTCTTCAGTTTCCCGTCGGTGAGTTCGCCCGCCAGCGTGGCGAAGTCGCGCTGCTTGACCGAGCAGGAGACGTTCGAGAGCTGGTCTATCTGGTTGGCGACCGCTTGGGCGATTTCCACGTCCTTGAGGTAGCGACCGACCGGCGTGTGGAGCGTGATGGAGGCCCCCGCGTGGCCGCTCTCCTCGACCAGTTTCTCCGCCTTCGACTTGTTGTGCGGGTACGGGTTCACGTCGGGGTTGTAGCCGAAGAAGCCTTCGAGGGTCGGCTGCCCCGTCGGGTCGGCGAAACTCGACAGGACGTTCTTGATGATGCTCTGGAGGTTCACTGCGTGGTTCATCGCGCGGCGGAACTTCGGACTGGAGAACGGTTCCACGTTGTACTTCATCGCGTTGTAGATGATGCGGGTACTCGGGGCCGCGCTGATTCGGGCGCTGCCCGAGTCCTTGACGCGCGGGATGTCCTGCGGCGGAACGTTGACGATGACGTCAGTTTCGCCCTCCAGCAGTTGGTTCACCCGAGTACTCGACTCCTTGGCCGCGCGGAACGTCAGCGTCGAAACCGCGGCCGGGTCCCGCCAGTAGTCCTCGTAGCGCGAGAGTTCGACCTTCACGTCCGACTGGTACTCTTCGAGTTTGAACGGGCCGGTCCCGTTCATCTGCTGGGCTATCTCGGACTTCGACCGGTCCTGCACCCACGACTTCTGCATCACGTCGCAGTACGTGGCGAACAGCGAGAAGACGACGGGGTTGATGCCGTCGGACATCACGTCCACCGCGCGCTGACCGTCTACGACCTTCGCGCCCGTGACGCCGGCGAGTTGGTCAGACTGCGGACTCGCGATGCCGACGCCCTCCTTGACGATGCGGTTGATGCTGAAGGCGACGTCCTCTGGCGTTAGCTCGTCGCCGTTGTGGAACGTGACGCCATTCCGGATGGTGAACCGGACGCGGCCCGGTTCCTGTCGCTCGTACTTGGTCGCGAGCTTCTGGACGATTTTCCCCTTCTGGTCTCGGCCGAGGAGTCCCTCGTAGACGTGCAGAACCACGTTGTCCGTCGGCGTCTCGCGGTGGTTCTGCGGGTCCAGTGTCGAGGGCATCTGGCCCTGCGTGATGGTGACCGGGAACTCCCCCGCGTCCTCGCTCTGGGTCGTGTCGGTCTCTGTTCCGGTGGTTTCGGCCGTCGTCGTGTCCGTCTCGGTCGTCGTCTGCTGTCCGCTCTCGCCGCCGGTACAACCAGCGAACGAAGCGGTCGCGGCCGCCGCCCCGGCGGCCGTCAGAAATTTCCGTCGAGACGTGCTGTCGTCGTGCGCCATATCCACTACAACATCTACTTGGACATAAATATGCTGTGGTGACACACACCATTCGCCGCGCTCGAGGTTCGTTCGTCGGTCCGGAGGGTTCGGGCCGTAAGCTTAAGTTGTCCGGACCCGAAACCGTAAATATGGCCGTTCACGGCCGTTCCTCCCCACTCCGGGCACTGTTCGACGAATCGCCCACGCCGCACATCGCCCATCCGCCGCGGACGCATCACCGCGATTTCTACGTCGCCGCGGACGGTTCCTACGACCTACAGAGCGACGACGGTGGACTCGGCGTCATCATCGAGACGCGAGACGGCGAGCGAGTCACTCGTCTCTCCGTTCCCGACGAGACTGTCGCCGACAACAACATCGCCGAGTACCGAGCGCTTCACCTCGGACTCGACGTACTCGCGGCCCACGCGCCGACGGGGTGTCGCGTCGGCGTCCTCGTGGACCACGACGACCTCGCCGCGAACGTCAACAGCGCGGCGCTGGCGACCCGTCGGACCGACCACACGCCGCCGCGAAAACTCACGGTCCCGACCGCGAGCAAGTACCACTGGCGCGGGATTCGAGCGCGCATCTGCGGGTTCGGCGAGATTCGGGCCGCGGTCGTCGAGAGCGGTCAGAACCCCGCCCACGCGCTGGCCAACTCGCCCGAGGAGTACGCCCACGTCAACCGCGAGACCGACCGGTGTCTCCTCCCCGAACGCCCGTCGTCGAGCGAGGCCCAGATTCCGCCGCCGTCGCGGGCCGACCGGAAAGCCGGCGACTCCCGGGCGAGCGACTGACCTGACAGCCAACCTGTCGCGTAACCGGAAACGATACGGACCGCGGCTACCTCGGGTT
Encoded proteins:
- a CDS encoding ABC transporter substrate-binding protein encodes the protein MAHDDSTSRRKFLTAAGAAAATASFAGCTGGESGQQTTTETDTTTAETTGTETDTTQSEDAGEFPVTITQGQMPSTLDPQNHRETPTDNVVLHVYEGLLGRDQKGKIVQKLATKYERQEPGRVRFTIRNGVTFHNGDELTPEDVAFSINRIVKEGVGIASPQSDQLAGVTGAKVVDGQRAVDVMSDGINPVVFSLFATYCDVMQKSWVQDRSKSEIAQQMNGTGPFKLEEYQSDVKVELSRYEDYWRDPAAVSTLTFRAAKESSTRVNQLLEGETDVIVNVPPQDIPRVKDSGSARISAAPSTRIIYNAMKYNVEPFSSPKFRRAMNHAVNLQSIIKNVLSSFADPTGQPTLEGFFGYNPDVNPYPHNKSKAEKLVEESGHAGASITLHTPVGRYLKDVEIAQAVANQIDQLSNVSCSVKQRDFATLAGELTDGKLKTSPDFYLIGWGNATFDASQTIIPLLTTDGALTSYSNDKVDKKMEQAQNQGNESKREQTLQEVNQILHDQAPWIFLNRQYSVYGVRSRVQWKARRDERIDAYAMSPAEGQ
- a CDS encoding reverse transcriptase-like protein; the protein is MAVHGRSSPLRALFDESPTPHIAHPPRTHHRDFYVAADGSYDLQSDDGGLGVIIETRDGERVTRLSVPDETVADNNIAEYRALHLGLDVLAAHAPTGCRVGVLVDHDDLAANVNSAALATRRTDHTPPRKLTVPTASKYHWRGIRARICGFGEIRAAVVESGQNPAHALANSPEEYAHVNRETDRCLLPERPSSSEAQIPPPSRADRKAGDSRASD